In Nitrospirota bacterium, one genomic interval encodes:
- a CDS encoding efflux RND transporter permease subunit produces MVEHIIDYCARNRFIVFLLVFTTAVGGLWAMKQTPIDALPDISDTQVIVYTTWPGRSPDLVEDQITYPIVTALLSAPKVTVVRGFSDFGYSYVYILFKDGTDIYWARSRILERLNQLAGRMPEGVTPQLGPDATGVGWVFQYALVDETGQQDLASLRSFQDWYLRYWLRAVEGVAEVASVGGFVRQYQVNLDPTKVLAYRLSIPSIVETIRQSNNDVGGRVVEFSGIEYVVRGRGYIKKPEDIEEIAVGVNESGTPILLRDVATVKLGPDMRRGLVELDGKGEVAGGIVVMRFGENALTVIERVKAKLTELEPSMPKGIKVVTTYDRSNLIHESIATANENLAEELIVTGVLIVGFLLHIRSAMLPILTLPLSILIAFILIYFLDIGMNIMSLGGIIVAIGDMVDAPIVMVDNAHKRLEEWERNGRLGDRTQILIDSAKEVGPAMFSSLLVIGVSFLPVFVLEAQEGRMFKPLALTNFLGIAACAVLAITLIPALLPTFTRGRIFPEQRHPVSRLLQRLYTPVLRAALHHRWMVVVLSIGLLASVIPAYQRMGSEFMPPLYEGTILYMPTTLPGLSVTEAGRLLQLMDRKLRGFPEVEWVFGKAGRAETSTDPAPFSMMEVVVELKPKDQWRPGLSYEGLIDEMNRALQFPGVTNAWTMPIKNRIDMLTTGIRTPVGIKIFGADLNEIEGIGKHLEMVLREVPGTRSVYAERVSGGYFLDFDINRKEIARYGLKLMDVGRIIETAIGGENIATTIEGRERYPINVRYLRELRDDPEKLRRVLVDTPTGAQVPLAQLATLRFVNGPPMIRDENGRLAGYVYLDMAGRDVGGYVADLKRVVREQVQLPPGYTITWSGQYEFMERVKERLKLVVPLTLVIIFVMFYFTFSSVAETGMVMFGVPLCLVGAFWYLAELDYNMSIAVWVGIITVVGTGAETSSVMLAYLDEACQRRKAAGGLATLEDLIETVHRGAVERIRPMMMIGLVDVVGLIPVMMATGTGADVMKRIAAPQVGGVFSAMLLTLIVIPPIYVMWRWHVEGKTLKSEGD; encoded by the coding sequence ATGGTCGAACACATCATTGACTACTGTGCAAGAAATCGTTTTATCGTCTTTCTGCTTGTCTTTACGACGGCCGTGGGCGGGCTCTGGGCCATGAAACAGACCCCCATCGACGCCCTGCCGGATATCTCCGATACGCAGGTGATTGTCTATACCACCTGGCCGGGCCGCTCGCCTGACCTGGTCGAGGATCAGATCACCTACCCGATCGTGACCGCGCTGTTGTCCGCCCCCAAGGTCACGGTCGTGCGCGGATTCTCGGACTTTGGCTATTCCTATGTCTACATCCTCTTCAAAGACGGCACCGACATCTACTGGGCACGCTCGCGGATTCTGGAGCGGTTGAATCAGCTTGCCGGACGGATGCCGGAGGGAGTCACGCCGCAACTCGGTCCGGACGCGACCGGCGTCGGCTGGGTCTTCCAATATGCGCTTGTGGACGAGACCGGTCAGCAAGACCTTGCCTCGCTGCGCAGCTTCCAGGACTGGTATCTCCGGTACTGGCTGCGGGCTGTGGAAGGGGTCGCCGAAGTCGCCAGCGTCGGCGGCTTTGTCCGCCAGTACCAGGTCAACCTGGACCCCACCAAAGTTCTTGCCTACCGCCTCTCCATCCCCTCGATCGTGGAAACGATCCGACAGAGCAATAACGATGTCGGTGGGCGGGTCGTGGAATTTTCAGGAATTGAATATGTGGTCCGGGGGCGCGGCTACATCAAGAAGCCCGAGGACATCGAAGAAATCGCGGTGGGCGTCAACGAAAGCGGCACGCCGATCCTGTTGCGGGACGTGGCCACGGTGAAGCTCGGACCGGACATGCGGCGCGGCTTGGTCGAACTCGACGGGAAGGGCGAGGTCGCGGGCGGGATTGTGGTCATGCGCTTCGGCGAGAACGCTCTCACCGTGATCGAACGCGTCAAAGCCAAGCTCACAGAACTCGAACCCTCCATGCCCAAAGGGATCAAGGTTGTCACGACCTACGACCGCAGCAACCTCATTCACGAATCCATCGCCACGGCGAATGAGAATCTGGCTGAAGAGCTGATTGTCACCGGGGTGCTGATCGTCGGATTTCTCCTCCACATCCGTTCCGCAATGCTCCCCATCCTCACCCTGCCCCTGTCCATCCTGATCGCCTTCATCCTCATCTACTTCCTGGACATTGGGATGAACATCATGTCGCTCGGCGGCATTATCGTGGCGATCGGGGACATGGTGGACGCCCCGATCGTCATGGTGGACAACGCGCACAAGCGGTTGGAGGAATGGGAACGAAACGGCAGACTCGGCGACCGGACGCAAATCCTCATCGATTCGGCCAAGGAAGTCGGACCGGCGATGTTCAGCTCGTTACTCGTGATCGGCGTCTCCTTCTTGCCTGTCTTCGTCCTCGAGGCGCAGGAAGGCCGAATGTTCAAGCCGCTGGCCTTGACCAACTTCCTAGGCATTGCCGCCTGCGCGGTGCTGGCCATCACGCTGATTCCGGCGTTGCTGCCGACTTTCACGCGCGGCCGGATCTTCCCCGAGCAGCGGCACCCCGTCAGCCGCCTCTTGCAGCGTCTCTATACGCCCGTGTTGCGTGCGGCGCTGCACCACCGGTGGATGGTCGTGGTCTTGTCGATCGGGCTGCTGGCCAGCGTCATCCCTGCCTACCAGCGCATGGGCTCCGAGTTCATGCCACCGCTGTATGAGGGAACCATCCTCTATATGCCCACGACACTCCCCGGTCTCTCGGTCACCGAAGCCGGCCGGCTCCTCCAATTGATGGACCGGAAGCTCCGAGGGTTTCCCGAAGTCGAGTGGGTCTTCGGCAAGGCCGGGCGGGCGGAAACCTCCACGGACCCGGCCCCGTTCAGCATGATGGAAGTCGTGGTCGAACTAAAGCCCAAAGACCAATGGCGACCGGGACTGAGCTATGAAGGCCTCATAGACGAGATGAACCGGGCACTGCAGTTTCCAGGGGTAACCAACGCCTGGACGATGCCGATCAAGAACCGGATCGACATGCTCACGACCGGCATCCGAACCCCGGTCGGCATCAAGATTTTCGGGGCCGATCTCAACGAGATCGAGGGCATCGGCAAACATCTGGAGATGGTCCTCCGGGAGGTACCGGGGACGCGCAGTGTCTATGCGGAGCGGGTGTCCGGCGGATACTTCCTGGACTTCGACATCAATCGGAAGGAGATCGCGCGGTACGGACTCAAGTTGATGGATGTGGGCCGGATCATCGAGACGGCCATCGGCGGGGAAAATATCGCGACGACCATCGAGGGGCGCGAACGGTACCCGATCAACGTACGCTACCTTCGCGAGCTGCGCGATGATCCGGAAAAGCTGCGACGGGTGCTCGTGGATACCCCGACCGGTGCCCAAGTACCCCTCGCTCAACTGGCCACGCTCCGGTTCGTGAATGGACCGCCGATGATCCGGGACGAAAATGGCCGGCTGGCCGGCTACGTCTACCTGGACATGGCCGGCCGAGACGTGGGCGGGTACGTCGCGGATCTCAAGCGGGTGGTGCGTGAACAGGTGCAGCTGCCGCCGGGCTATACGATCACCTGGTCGGGCCAATATGAATTCATGGAGCGGGTCAAAGAGCGGCTCAAACTGGTGGTGCCCCTCACCCTGGTCATCATCTTTGTGATGTTCTACTTTACCTTTAGCTCGGTGGCCGAAACGGGGATGGTGATGTTCGGGGTGCCGCTCTGTCTGGTGGGCGCCTTCTGGTATCTCGCTGAACTGGACTACAACATGAGCATCGCGGTCTGGGTTGGGATCATCACCGTGGTCGGGACCGGAGCGGAGACCAGCTCGGTCATGCTGGCCTATCTGGATGAGGCCTGCCAGCGGCGCAAGGCGGCAGGGGGACTCGCGACGCTTGAAGATCTCATTGAGACCGTGCACCGAGGAGCGGTGGAGCGCATCCGGCCGATGATGATGATCGGCCTGGTGGATGTCGTCGGATTGATTCCAGTGATGATGGCCACAGGCACCGGGGCCGACGTGATGAAACGCATCGCGGCGCCGCAAGTCGGGGGCGTGTTTTCCGCCATGCTCCTCACGCTCATTGTCATTCCGCCTATCTATGTGATGTGGCGCTGGCACGTCGAGGGGAAGACATTGAAGAGCGAGGGGGACTGA
- a CDS encoding tetratricopeptide repeat protein, translated as MRYTKTLVAALMAAALAGNGCQPAPKWTVLPAPTGTNTAAAHHNDEGIHAYAQGQWEAARQHFAAAITASPDLAEAHYNMGKTLYRLGATKEGDAHFISAANLAPGNKVIWDSPPLKNVYVPSKEATIPGFSDGHAGHSH; from the coding sequence GTGAGGTACACCAAGACTCTGGTCGCGGCGCTGATGGCGGCGGCGTTGGCGGGAAACGGATGCCAACCCGCACCCAAGTGGACGGTCTTGCCCGCGCCGACCGGCACGAATACCGCTGCGGCTCATCACAACGACGAGGGCATCCACGCCTATGCGCAAGGCCAATGGGAGGCAGCGAGACAGCACTTCGCCGCAGCGATCACGGCTTCGCCCGACCTGGCCGAAGCCCATTACAACATGGGAAAGACTCTGTATCGCCTTGGCGCGACGAAGGAGGGAGACGCGCATTTCATCTCCGCCGCCAATTTGGCGCCCGGCAACAAGGTCATCTGGGATTCCCCTCCCCTGAAGAACGTGTATGTCCCCTCCAAGGAAGCCACGATTCCCGGATTCTCCGACGGGCACGCCGGACACAGTCATTGA